In Acidobacteriota bacterium, a genomic segment contains:
- a CDS encoding GWxTD domain-containing protein: MILALIPLLLWTAPALPGQDEPAARQEESRDYFKKWLQEDVLYIITPEERAVFEDLRTEEEKTRFIEAFWKRRDPDPQTIENSYKEEHYRRIAYANEHFSAGLPGWKTDRGRVYIRFGPPTQRDVNPTGTTLADPRGGVANALEGRIEGGVTQREIITFPFETWYYNYIEGIGSGITLEFVDRSGAGLYKLALDEDEKNVYAYKDPLADPASAAKSDLFRLSKDRQFYKTELLSKVTSAPVVKFADLAGVVSSRVTYDQIPFQLAVSHVQVTDSSYYVPVTFTLPVSDLTFKKEGEANKASVNIFIQARDLSKRISAMVEDTLELTGTEEQLPAMRRGNALYSKKILLPAGRHLLDVVVKDVHSGKVGNKQQLVHLEVQEGLSLSSLILADVMRPLMGKETLADPFAIGDHKVVPNVGNEFRSSQRVGLFFQLYGLQIDQSSLRPDVELTVRFKQGDRNLVTIEDDLSTFGKVRGEQASVTISLPLAKFPAGTVVVEVEAKDRLSGQSTRSEASFRILKKEDSDS, translated from the coding sequence TTGATCTTAGCCCTTATCCCTTTGCTCTTATGGACGGCTCCGGCTCTGCCGGGCCAGGACGAGCCGGCGGCCCGCCAGGAAGAGAGCCGCGACTACTTTAAGAAATGGCTGCAGGAAGACGTCCTCTACATCATCACCCCCGAGGAGCGGGCCGTTTTCGAGGACCTGCGGACTGAAGAAGAGAAGACGCGCTTTATCGAGGCCTTCTGGAAGCGGCGCGATCCCGATCCCCAGACGATCGAGAACAGCTACAAGGAAGAGCACTACCGCAGGATCGCCTACGCCAACGAACACTTTTCGGCCGGATTGCCCGGCTGGAAGACCGACCGGGGACGCGTCTACATCCGCTTCGGTCCTCCCACCCAGCGCGACGTCAATCCCACCGGGACCACCCTGGCCGATCCCCGGGGCGGCGTGGCCAACGCCCTCGAGGGACGCATCGAGGGCGGCGTCACCCAGCGCGAGATCATCACCTTTCCTTTTGAAACCTGGTACTACAACTACATCGAGGGCATCGGCAGCGGCATCACCCTGGAATTCGTGGACCGTTCCGGCGCCGGACTCTACAAGCTGGCCCTCGATGAAGACGAAAAGAACGTCTACGCCTACAAGGACCCCCTGGCCGACCCGGCCAGCGCGGCCAAGAGCGACCTTTTCCGCCTTTCCAAGGACCGCCAGTTCTATAAGACCGAACTGTTGAGCAAGGTGACTTCGGCGCCCGTCGTCAAGTTCGCCGATCTGGCGGGAGTGGTTTCTTCGCGGGTCACCTACGACCAGATCCCTTTTCAGCTCGCCGTGTCCCACGTGCAGGTGACCGACAGCTCCTACTACGTGCCGGTGACCTTCACCCTGCCCGTCTCGGATCTCACCTTCAAGAAGGAGGGAGAGGCCAACAAGGCCTCAGTCAACATCTTCATACAGGCCCGGGACCTTTCCAAGCGCATCAGCGCCATGGTGGAAGACACCCTGGAACTGACGGGAACCGAGGAGCAGTTGCCGGCCATGCGGCGGGGCAACGCCCTCTACTCCAAGAAGATCCTGCTGCCGGCGGGCCGCCACCTGCTGGACGTGGTGGTCAAGGACGTCCATTCGGGCAAAGTGGGAAACAAGCAGCAACTCGTCCACCTCGAGGTGCAAGAAGGACTGAGCCTGAGCTCCCTCATTCTTGCCGACGTGATGCGTCCGCTGATGGGAAAAGAGACCTTGGCCGATCCCTTCGCCATCGGCGATCACAAGGTGGTGCCCAACGTGGGCAACGAATTCCGCTCCAGTCAGCGGGTGGGGCTCTTCTTCCAGCTCTACGGCCTGCAGATCGATCAGTCCTCGCTGCGTCCGGACGTCGAGCTGACGGTGCGCTTCAAGCAGGGCGACCGCAACCTGGTCACCATCGAGGACGACCTCAGCACCTTCGGCAAAGTCAGGGGCGAGCAGGCCTCGGTGACCATCAGTCTGCCGCTGGCCAAGTTCCCCGCGGGCACCGTGGTTGTGGAGGTCGAGGCCAAGGACCGCCTCAGCGGCCAGAGCACCCGGAGCGAGGCGTCTTTCCGCATCCTCAAGAAAGAGGACTCAGACTCTTGA
- a CDS encoding DUF349 domain-containing protein, with the protein MLKDLFNKPKWQHRDPSVRREVIAELSDQELEEALSELLEDPEAQVRIAALERARSLETLHRLCREDEEDEEEVREAAGQRLRQLLRDPSEDALPLSQRIDFLKGLDDQGLIEDLLSTAPHSELRRALLEMGPRQKAVADMAVDDTDHDLRLLALQRLEEEALLARVMRDTRRHDKRIHREARAKLQQKRLQRGDPKAVRRRREELCQQAEKLAWTVDADRDAKSLEVIVEEWKSLPVAAEEELQERFDAICHRGLNRDEAVDSAKESADQAQEPPEPAPTGEADEGETAEAAAPSQQKAGAQAVIERAERLARDKKAGLQQRLLTRLKESWQTARREEEVSEEETRQFKTALSQLEQLLAEQSKRNEEILSEIRSHLGQVEQHLGQGELREARLLFRKCSRRFKGLPGLTRKQRDTMRSRLKAVHAGVRELKDWHHWGNNQQRLRLIESMEALAGSELHPEELNKRIKAARNQWMRLEQSEKLPDDPPHYASGPGLWRRFHAACNRAYEPCKQFFKERAEKRKAKTAELEAVCRRLEADPELSGDPPDWKPLDRLIREGARSLRRLNEIEPKKRGPMARRIRKALKGLDRRLRELQKPHEEAKKQLIEAAKAQIEAEDIGQATAEIRRLQQQWKETGTTARPREQALWKDFRAACNAVFERFKAKRKEEEQAQQQHNRELMQICAEIEKLCKLEGEQLVKAEEEFEKARQSWAEAESRSPGLERRFVRCCGRFSGKLKAIRRDQAKERRRRQAEERMQSLRRKGDLCAELEAVQGLSAAKAKKMVESAQAQWEELPELSKEDEQRMRRRFDQACQALLEGRSQDWDETAAKHLREADLLCVRMEMLAGIDSPPESAEVRMRYQVSRLSSALVDREKPANPKSEAEEIEHDLCFLGPLPDEKAEGIQKRFLQALESFRKKG; encoded by the coding sequence ATGCTCAAAGATCTTTTCAACAAGCCGAAATGGCAGCATCGTGATCCCTCGGTGCGCCGGGAAGTGATCGCCGAGTTGTCTGATCAGGAGCTTGAGGAGGCTCTCAGCGAGTTGCTCGAGGATCCTGAGGCCCAGGTGCGGATCGCGGCCCTGGAACGGGCCCGCTCCTTGGAAACCCTGCATCGGCTGTGTCGAGAAGATGAAGAGGATGAAGAAGAGGTGCGCGAGGCCGCCGGCCAGCGCCTGCGCCAGCTTCTGCGCGATCCCTCCGAGGACGCTCTCCCCCTCTCGCAGCGCATCGATTTCCTCAAGGGACTCGACGACCAGGGATTGATCGAAGACCTCTTGAGCACGGCTCCGCACAGCGAGCTGCGGCGGGCTTTGCTGGAAATGGGCCCGCGCCAGAAGGCGGTGGCCGACATGGCCGTGGACGACACCGACCATGACTTGCGCCTGCTGGCCCTCCAGCGCCTTGAGGAGGAAGCGTTGCTGGCGCGCGTGATGCGCGACACCCGGCGCCACGACAAGCGTATCCACCGCGAGGCCCGCGCCAAGCTGCAGCAAAAACGCCTGCAGCGGGGAGATCCCAAGGCCGTGCGCCGCCGCCGCGAGGAACTCTGCCAGCAAGCCGAGAAACTGGCGTGGACGGTGGATGCCGATCGCGACGCCAAGTCGCTTGAAGTCATCGTGGAGGAATGGAAGAGCCTGCCGGTAGCCGCCGAAGAGGAGCTTCAGGAGCGCTTCGACGCCATTTGCCACCGCGGATTGAACCGCGACGAGGCCGTCGATTCCGCCAAAGAATCAGCAGACCAGGCCCAAGAGCCTCCAGAGCCTGCTCCGACCGGCGAGGCTGATGAAGGAGAGACCGCCGAGGCCGCCGCTCCCTCCCAGCAGAAAGCCGGAGCTCAAGCCGTCATCGAGCGGGCCGAGCGTCTGGCCCGAGACAAAAAAGCCGGACTGCAGCAACGCCTCCTCACCCGCCTCAAGGAATCCTGGCAAACGGCCCGACGCGAGGAGGAGGTTTCGGAAGAAGAGACGCGGCAGTTCAAGACGGCGTTGTCGCAGCTTGAGCAACTGTTGGCAGAGCAATCCAAGCGCAATGAGGAAATTCTCTCCGAGATTCGCTCTCATCTGGGCCAGGTGGAGCAGCATCTGGGCCAGGGGGAACTGCGGGAGGCGCGGCTCCTCTTCCGCAAGTGCTCGCGCCGCTTCAAGGGACTGCCCGGACTCACCCGCAAGCAGCGCGACACCATGCGCAGCCGGCTCAAGGCCGTGCATGCCGGCGTTCGCGAACTCAAGGACTGGCATCATTGGGGCAACAACCAGCAGCGGCTGCGCCTGATCGAGAGCATGGAAGCCCTGGCCGGGAGCGAATTGCATCCGGAGGAGTTGAACAAGCGCATCAAGGCCGCCCGCAACCAATGGATGCGCTTGGAGCAAAGCGAGAAGCTGCCCGACGATCCGCCTCACTACGCCTCGGGGCCGGGGCTGTGGAGGCGCTTCCACGCCGCCTGCAACCGGGCTTACGAGCCCTGCAAGCAGTTCTTCAAGGAGAGGGCCGAGAAACGCAAGGCCAAGACCGCCGAGTTGGAAGCCGTTTGCCGGCGCCTGGAAGCCGATCCCGAACTGAGCGGGGACCCGCCCGACTGGAAGCCCTTGGACCGCCTCATCCGCGAAGGAGCCCGTTCTTTGCGCAGGCTCAACGAGATCGAGCCCAAAAAGCGAGGTCCCATGGCGCGCCGCATCCGCAAGGCGCTCAAGGGATTGGACCGGCGCCTCCGGGAACTGCAGAAGCCCCACGAGGAGGCTAAGAAGCAGTTGATCGAGGCCGCCAAGGCTCAGATCGAAGCCGAGGACATCGGGCAGGCCACCGCCGAGATCCGCCGCCTGCAACAGCAGTGGAAGGAAACGGGAACCACCGCGCGCCCCCGCGAGCAGGCCCTGTGGAAGGATTTCCGGGCGGCCTGCAACGCCGTATTCGAGCGCTTCAAGGCCAAGCGCAAGGAAGAAGAGCAAGCCCAGCAGCAACACAACCGCGAACTCATGCAGATCTGTGCCGAGATCGAGAAACTGTGCAAGTTGGAGGGCGAGCAACTGGTCAAGGCCGAAGAGGAGTTCGAGAAAGCCCGCCAGTCCTGGGCCGAGGCGGAGTCGCGTTCGCCTGGTCTGGAGCGGCGCTTCGTCCGGTGCTGCGGGCGGTTCAGCGGCAAGCTCAAGGCGATTCGGCGCGATCAGGCCAAGGAGCGCCGCCGCCGTCAGGCCGAAGAACGCATGCAGTCGTTGCGCCGCAAGGGGGATCTGTGCGCTGAACTAGAAGCTGTGCAGGGCCTGTCCGCAGCCAAGGCAAAGAAAATGGTGGAAAGCGCGCAAGCCCAGTGGGAGGAGTTGCCTGAGCTCTCCAAAGAGGACGAGCAGCGCATGCGCCGGCGTTTTGATCAGGCCTGCCAAGCCTTGCTGGAGGGGCGTTCCCAGGACTGGGACGAAACCGCGGCCAAGCACCTCCGGGAAGCCGACTTGCTGTGCGTGCGCATGGAAATGCTGGCCGGGATCGATTCGCCCCCCGAGTCCGCCGAGGTGCGCATGCGCTACCAGGTTTCGCGTCTCTCCTCAGCCTTGGTGGACCGGGAGAAGCCCGCCAATCCCAAGAGCGAGGCCGAAGAGATCGAGCACGACCTGTGCTTTTTGGGCCCCTTGCCCGACGAGAAGGCGGAGGGTATCCAGAAGCGCTTCCTGCAGGCCTTGGAAAGTTTCCGCAAGAAAGGCTAG
- a CDS encoding SDR family oxidoreductase has product MDLSGQTVVVTGGSSGIGEAVARDLAQCGAKIMVTARREQRLRRLAEELPECAYLAGDLTDPSLPSQVLEKALLIHGGCDVVINNAGIIETGSVSEINIERLCRMVRLNVEAAYRMAYLALRLFQKQGWGHLINVSSVLGTKTRERAGGYAGTKFALEALSEALRMELAGSDVKVSCVQPGLVRTELHEHYEEHPADTLGMEHPLRPQDVARSVRFLLDQPSHVRIPRLLVLPGEGKI; this is encoded by the coding sequence ATGGATTTGAGCGGACAGACGGTGGTGGTGACCGGTGGCAGCAGCGGCATCGGCGAAGCCGTGGCCCGCGATCTGGCCCAATGCGGAGCCAAGATCATGGTCACCGCCCGCCGCGAGCAACGCTTGCGCCGGCTGGCCGAAGAGTTGCCCGAATGCGCCTATCTGGCGGGCGATCTGACCGATCCCTCTTTGCCCTCTCAAGTGCTGGAAAAGGCCCTCTTGATCCATGGCGGATGCGACGTGGTCATCAACAACGCCGGAATCATCGAGACCGGCTCCGTCAGCGAGATCAACATCGAGCGCCTGTGCCGCATGGTGCGCCTCAACGTGGAGGCAGCTTACCGAATGGCCTACCTGGCCCTGAGACTCTTCCAGAAGCAGGGATGGGGACACCTGATCAACGTCTCCAGCGTCTTGGGCACCAAGACCCGCGAGCGGGCGGGAGGCTATGCGGGGACAAAGTTCGCGCTGGAGGCTCTGTCGGAAGCGCTGCGGATGGAATTGGCCGGCAGCGACGTGAAGGTGTCCTGCGTGCAACCGGGACTGGTGCGAACGGAATTGCACGAGCATTACGAGGAGCATCCCGCCGACACGCTGGGAATGGAGCATCCTCTGCGTCCCCAGGACGTGGCCCGCAGCGTCCGCTTTCTGCTCGACCAGCCCAGCCACGTGCGCATCCCCCGCCTGCTGGTGCTGCCTGGCGAGGGAAAAATCTAG
- a CDS encoding CPBP family glutamic-type intramembrane protease has translation MSSAQHHLSPSGNWLSRHRRLSSLLLLAFFSALIWGYLWWGRFEYYDGWILGGVYLGCFLILLLNLLLSGGRREMGLRLDNLAASLRLLLPLTLALTAAILLLAGLGGRLQPEQGSLPWIYLPWALAQQFILQSFLLARWEDVLGSRDGAVLAAAALFALFHLPNWPLMAASFLGGLVWCWSFSRRPNLWAVALSHALLGLLVSFFFKFDGMQQFRVGKAGHPYDNFGDGVAVAAGYDAANRPFIAALPGPDIDHPCRVRLFRPDGQRLGELESFPSVGYSCNVAVGDFASAPGDEIALAPGPGVRAPSQIRIFDLGGRELRRFSLPEQGYGAWVGAARGTLLAAPGPGPDAPKAVYEYSLESGLLRTWELPGLDFVNSLRALALPDPKRLVVWPTPVSVNHGFVYPLGEDGRPGTRWEAFNTDYGLSLAALRLRSGGWGLVAAPGALQGHPPHIRLYSWDGKLQNYFYAEGRDEGGCGANVAALDVDGDGIDEVVMGEGHCPGAPPTVRVFRQDGTLLQRFIADPPPEP, from the coding sequence ATGTCGAGCGCGCAGCACCACCTCTCACCTTCGGGCAACTGGTTAAGCCGCCACCGGCGCCTCAGCTCGCTGCTGCTTCTGGCCTTCTTCTCGGCCTTGATCTGGGGCTACCTGTGGTGGGGACGCTTCGAGTACTACGACGGGTGGATTCTGGGCGGCGTCTACCTGGGCTGCTTCCTGATTCTGCTGCTCAACCTGCTGCTCAGCGGCGGACGCCGGGAAATGGGCCTGCGCCTCGATAACCTGGCGGCCTCCTTGCGCCTGCTGCTGCCGCTGACGCTGGCCCTGACAGCCGCCATCCTGCTGCTGGCCGGGCTGGGCGGGCGGCTGCAGCCCGAGCAGGGAAGCCTGCCCTGGATCTACCTTCCCTGGGCCCTGGCCCAACAGTTCATCCTGCAAAGCTTTCTGCTGGCGCGCTGGGAGGACGTGCTGGGCAGCCGAGACGGCGCCGTGTTGGCCGCCGCAGCCCTCTTCGCCCTCTTTCACCTTCCCAACTGGCCCCTCATGGCAGCCTCTTTCCTGGGGGGACTGGTCTGGTGCTGGAGCTTCTCGCGCCGCCCCAACCTGTGGGCCGTAGCGCTGTCCCACGCCCTCTTGGGACTGCTCGTCTCCTTCTTCTTCAAGTTCGACGGAATGCAGCAGTTCCGGGTGGGCAAAGCGGGACATCCCTACGACAACTTCGGAGACGGCGTCGCGGTGGCGGCGGGTTACGATGCCGCCAACCGGCCCTTCATCGCCGCCCTTCCCGGCCCCGACATCGATCACCCTTGCCGGGTCCGCCTCTTCCGCCCCGATGGCCAACGGCTGGGCGAATTGGAATCCTTCCCGTCGGTGGGCTATTCCTGCAACGTTGCGGTGGGCGACTTTGCGTCCGCTCCCGGAGACGAGATAGCGCTGGCCCCCGGACCCGGCGTCCGGGCCCCCTCGCAGATCCGCATCTTCGACCTGGGGGGACGTGAACTCAGGCGCTTCTCCCTGCCCGAGCAGGGATACGGAGCCTGGGTGGGCGCCGCACGTGGAACCCTGCTGGCGGCTCCCGGCCCGGGCCCGGACGCCCCCAAGGCGGTTTACGAATACTCCCTGGAAAGCGGATTGCTGCGTACCTGGGAACTGCCGGGCCTGGATTTCGTCAACTCTCTGCGCGCCCTGGCGCTGCCCGATCCCAAACGACTGGTGGTCTGGCCCACTCCTGTCTCGGTCAATCACGGGTTCGTTTACCCGCTGGGGGAGGACGGCCGGCCGGGCACCCGCTGGGAGGCCTTCAACACCGATTACGGGCTGAGCTTGGCCGCCCTGCGCCTGCGATCCGGCGGCTGGGGCCTGGTGGCCGCGCCAGGCGCCCTGCAAGGGCACCCGCCCCACATCCGCCTCTACTCCTGGGACGGGAAGTTGCAGAACTACTTCTACGCCGAGGGCCGCGATGAGGGAGGATGCGGCGCCAATGTGGCAGCGCTGGACGTCGATGGGGACGGCATCGACGAAGTCGTCATGGGCGAAGGACACTGCCCGGGCGCCCCGCCCACGGTGCGCGTCTTCAGACAAGACGGCACCTTGCTACAGCGCTTTATTGCGGACCCGCCGCCGGAGCCCTAG
- the crcB gene encoding fluoride efflux transporter CrcB, translated as MTRWFFIGAAGACGTLLRYAIDLWLAERLGKSFPWGTLTVNLLGCFFIGVALNLLQDRFLLSPYWRAALLIGFLGGLTTFSSFGVQAFGFFKAGQVEAALGYIAVSNLAGVLLVWAGYVLARSF; from the coding sequence ATGACGCGCTGGTTTTTCATCGGAGCGGCGGGGGCTTGCGGAACACTGCTGCGCTACGCCATCGACCTGTGGCTGGCTGAAAGGCTGGGCAAGTCCTTTCCCTGGGGTACGCTGACAGTCAATCTGCTGGGCTGCTTTTTCATCGGCGTGGCCCTCAACCTGCTGCAGGACCGCTTCTTGCTCTCGCCCTACTGGAGGGCGGCCCTGCTGATCGGGTTTCTGGGAGGCTTGACGACCTTTTCCTCCTTCGGCGTGCAGGCCTTCGGCTTTTTCAAAGCGGGGCAGGTGGAAGCGGCCCTGGGTTACATCGCCGTCTCCAACCTGGCCGGCGTCCTGTTAGTGTGGGCGGGATACGTCCTGGCCCGCTCCTTCTGA
- a CDS encoding TIGR00730 family Rossman fold protein produces MPQSSQDRTHPPSTDEDQANSRHGPAKDEIEFLRGPQRRGSELLRLFRISWEFLKGFRTLHFVGPCVTVFGSARFSENHRYYQLGRAAGRHLAQAGFTVMTGGGPGIMEAANRGAKDVDGRSIGCNIELPREQKPNPYLDESIDFRYFFVRKVMLVKYSYAFVVLPGGFGTMDEIFETATLIQTGKIRQFPIILMGNDYWQPLMDLLREKFVTERTISERDLELIHLTDSPEEAATVARDMGMQRFGLTFGPRARRWFWMES; encoded by the coding sequence ATGCCGCAAAGCTCACAGGACCGAACGCACCCGCCGTCCACCGATGAAGACCAGGCGAATTCTCGCCACGGTCCCGCCAAGGACGAAATCGAGTTCCTTCGGGGCCCCCAGCGGCGTGGCAGCGAGTTGCTGCGCCTCTTCCGCATCAGTTGGGAGTTCCTGAAAGGATTCCGCACCCTTCACTTCGTGGGTCCCTGCGTCACCGTCTTCGGATCAGCCCGCTTCTCGGAGAACCACCGCTACTACCAACTGGGACGGGCTGCCGGCCGCCACCTGGCCCAAGCCGGTTTCACCGTCATGACGGGAGGCGGGCCAGGCATCATGGAGGCCGCCAATCGAGGGGCCAAGGACGTGGACGGACGCAGCATCGGCTGCAACATCGAACTGCCCAGGGAACAAAAGCCCAACCCCTACCTCGACGAGTCCATCGACTTCCGCTATTTCTTCGTGCGCAAGGTCATGCTGGTCAAATACTCCTATGCCTTCGTCGTCCTTCCCGGAGGCTTCGGCACCATGGACGAGATCTTCGAAACCGCCACCTTGATTCAGACCGGCAAGATCCGGCAGTTTCCCATCATTTTGATGGGAAACGACTACTGGCAACCCCTCATGGACCTGCTGCGGGAAAAGTTCGTCACTGAACGCACCATCTCGGAGCGCGACCTGGAGCTGATCCATCTCACCGATTCGCCCGAGGAGGCGGCGACCGTGGCGCGTGACATGGGCATGCAGCGCTTCGGCCTCACCTTCGGTCCCCGCGCAAGACGCTGGTTTTGGATGGAATCCTGA